In one Desulfomicrobium macestii genomic region, the following are encoded:
- a CDS encoding EAL and HDOD domain-containing protein, with protein MEETYPEQLYDKFFVARQPIFTARMQIWGYELLFRHGENIQEAVFADGDQATTQIIADGYNLAVQGLRQGARALVNFPRSVLLGEAPYVLPADQCVVEILETVLPEAEVISACRELKRRGYMLALDDFEGDPGLEPLCEIVDIIKVDVLGKTPAQVEAIATGVKKFDALLLAEKVENHDVFKVCRKLGFTYFQGFFFNRPELIPGRKLSASQINKVKLLKELSAPDVDSSRLVEIIQTDLSISYRLLRYINSAFFGLQVKITSIPRAASMLGSRNLRQWLQVVVLSDVGTEDKAQELVRISVQRARFLHLLAMSRPTVFDRDGMFLLGFFSLLDAILDQSMDLVLEEIPLDPAIKRALTDPDDTNAVWLALLDEIDRCNWRRLNRKAEQLGVPITLVNRLSAEASIWAVWVTS; from the coding sequence ATGGAAGAGACGTATCCGGAACAGCTTTACGACAAGTTTTTTGTCGCCCGGCAGCCCATATTCACGGCACGGATGCAGATATGGGGCTACGAGCTTCTTTTCCGGCACGGCGAAAACATCCAGGAGGCCGTGTTCGCCGATGGGGATCAGGCCACGACACAGATCATAGCCGACGGCTACAATCTCGCGGTGCAGGGGTTGCGTCAGGGAGCCAGGGCGCTGGTCAATTTTCCCCGCAGCGTGCTCCTCGGCGAGGCTCCCTATGTTCTGCCTGCCGACCAGTGCGTGGTGGAGATCCTTGAAACCGTCCTGCCGGAAGCCGAAGTCATCAGCGCCTGTCGGGAGCTCAAGAGGCGCGGCTACATGCTGGCCCTGGACGATTTCGAAGGGGACCCGGGCCTTGAACCCCTGTGCGAGATCGTCGATATCATCAAGGTCGACGTCCTCGGCAAGACTCCGGCGCAGGTCGAGGCCATCGCCACGGGGGTCAAAAAATTCGATGCGCTGCTGTTGGCCGAGAAAGTGGAGAACCACGACGTCTTCAAGGTGTGCAGGAAGCTGGGCTTTACGTATTTTCAAGGCTTTTTCTTCAATCGTCCCGAGCTTATACCCGGTCGAAAACTTTCCGCCTCGCAAATCAACAAGGTCAAGCTGTTAAAGGAATTGAGCGCCCCGGACGTGGATTCTTCCCGGCTGGTGGAAATCATCCAGACGGATCTGTCCATTTCCTACAGGTTGCTCAGATACATAAATTCCGCATTCTTCGGCCTGCAGGTCAAGATCACCTCCATCCCGCGCGCGGCTTCCATGCTCGGTTCCCGGAACCTGCGGCAGTGGCTTCAGGTGGTCGTCCTGTCCGATGTCGGCACCGAGGACAAGGCTCAAGAGCTGGTCCGCATTTCCGTGCAGCGGGCCCGCTTTCTGCATCTTTTGGCAATGAGCCGTCCTACGGTGTTCGACCGGGACGGCATGTTTCTTCTGGGCTTTTTTTCCCTGCTCGACGCCATTCTGGACCAGTCCATGGACCTGGTGCTGGAGGAGATCCCCCTGGACCCCGCCATCAAGCGGGCGTTGACCGATCCGGACGACACCAACGCGGTCTGGCTAGCCCTGCTTGATGAAATAGACCGCTGCAACTGGAGACGTCTGAACAGGAAGGCCGAGCAGCTCGGGGTGCCCATCACCCTCGTCAACAGGCTATCCGCCGAAGCCTCGATCTGGGCGGTCTGGGTCACGAGCTGA
- a CDS encoding prepilin peptidase, whose amino-acid sequence MVELFSYPAFFYTMALILGLCLGSFYNVCVHRYLVGKSVISPGSHCPACGHVLSWWENIPVLSYFLLGAKCRSCKGKIHWRYPAVELLSGVLALLFAVKFGPTGEWLTYMVFLGIFLVASFIDLEVFILPDVLTYPAAVLALATPLFLPVDWLETVLGALFGAGIFLLLQQAYLRLRGIDALGTGDIKLMLSLGALVGLSLLPLMILLSALCALALAVVYLRRPEGQGLRTAIPFGPFLCLGAVLTLLWGEELLLLIMDL is encoded by the coding sequence ATGGTTGAGCTTTTTTCGTACCCCGCGTTTTTTTACACCATGGCCCTCATTCTGGGACTGTGCCTGGGCAGCTTCTACAACGTCTGCGTGCACCGCTATCTGGTGGGCAAGTCCGTGATCAGCCCCGGCTCGCATTGTCCGGCCTGCGGTCACGTGCTGTCCTGGTGGGAAAACATCCCGGTCCTGTCCTACTTTCTGCTTGGAGCCAAATGCCGCTCCTGCAAGGGGAAGATCCACTGGCGCTATCCGGCCGTGGAGCTTCTCTCTGGAGTCCTGGCGCTGCTCTTTGCGGTCAAATTCGGCCCGACGGGCGAGTGGCTGACCTACATGGTCTTTCTGGGAATTTTTCTGGTGGCTTCCTTCATCGATCTGGAGGTCTTCATCCTGCCCGACGTCCTGACCTATCCGGCGGCCGTCCTGGCCTTGGCGACCCCGCTCTTTCTGCCAGTCGACTGGCTTGAAACCGTGCTTGGCGCTCTTTTCGGCGCGGGGATATTTCTTCTCCTGCAGCAGGCCTACCTGCGTCTGCGCGGGATCGATGCCCTGGGCACCGGCGACATAAAGCTCATGCTCAGTCTTGGTGCGTTGGTCGGGCTGTCCCTGCTGCCGCTCATGATCCTTCTATCCGCCCTGTGCGCCCTTGCGCTCGCCGTGGTCTACCTGCGCCGTCCCGAAGGGCAGGGGCTGCGCACAGCGATCCCCTTCGGTCCGTTTCTCTGTCTCGGGGCGGTCCTGACGCTGCTCTGGGGAGAGGAGCTGCTACTTCTGATCATGGATCTTTGA
- a CDS encoding Hpt domain-containing protein — protein MKQRVKEHLCRVYGLGMDDIDELYGIGCQTVGATLSRLEIAFSGEGDAREIADAGHMLKGALFNMGLLELGDLARDMELAGKRGRMEEARAVYARLRPALKFF, from the coding sequence ATGAAGCAGCGGGTCAAGGAACATTTATGCAGGGTCTATGGGTTGGGCATGGATGACATCGATGAACTTTACGGTATTGGTTGTCAGACGGTGGGCGCCACGCTGAGCCGCCTTGAAATCGCCTTTTCCGGCGAGGGGGACGCGCGGGAGATCGCGGACGCGGGACACATGCTCAAAGGGGCTCTTTTCAACATGGGGCTGCTGGAACTCGGGGATCTGGCCCGGGACATGGAGCTGGCCGGCAAGCGCGGACGCATGGAAGAGGCGCGCGCCGTTTACGCAAGGCTCCGCCCTGCCTTGAAATTCTTCTGA
- a CDS encoding chemotaxis protein CheX, giving the protein MDPSLAKPFIKATKDVLAAMAALEVVAGTPYVKKDKMARGDVSAVIGITGDKQGTFSISFDRKTAVHIVKQMLGDAIEDILQDVQDAMGEITNMISGQARVGLVDMGLKLQGSTPSVIMGDNHTIAHMSSALAIAIPFSCEAGTFTLEFCFE; this is encoded by the coding sequence ATGGACCCTTCGCTGGCCAAACCCTTCATAAAAGCAACGAAAGATGTTCTCGCCGCCATGGCCGCCCTCGAAGTCGTGGCCGGCACGCCTTACGTCAAAAAAGACAAGATGGCCCGGGGCGATGTTTCCGCCGTGATCGGCATCACCGGAGACAAGCAGGGCACCTTCTCCATATCCTTTGACCGCAAGACCGCCGTGCACATCGTCAAGCAGATGCTCGGCGACGCCATCGAGGACATCCTCCAGGACGTGCAGGACGCCATGGGCGAGATCACGAACATGATCTCCGGCCAGGCCCGCGTCGGACTGGTGGACATGGGCCTCAAGCTGCAGGGCTCCACCCCTTCGGTCATCATGGGCGACAACCACACCATCGCGCACATGAGCTCGGCCCTGGCCATCGCCATCCCCTTCTCCTGCGAAGCCGGGACCTTCACCCTGGAATTCTGCTTCGAATAG
- a CDS encoding MotA/TolQ/ExbB proton channel family protein: protein MNGAGNINEQVAELLLGASARSLTAPKEFDLMEMPLEGVAAFWLSVKKTMDSKKKGDEFLLEEAKHTREPHVRFLLELAASSFSPARCEELAQVRKKNILGELHRKYVLMAIGLLGIVSKENPQKVMVRFLSKFHIAPIFEKQVFEVAQLMLRNLDNAELNKTKFLNIDHKLKIEALIINLIFYCMLARRNGVEHLLGFQEYISSQYFKDGLMLIHDGFDYDFVKFRLNLVKKEILEATETKMDLSMQMMSAIKSGTPFNDLYLIAKAFLP, encoded by the coding sequence ATGAACGGCGCGGGCAACATCAATGAACAGGTTGCCGAGCTTCTGCTCGGGGCCAGTGCCAGGTCGCTGACGGCTCCCAAGGAATTCGACCTCATGGAGATGCCGCTGGAGGGAGTGGCCGCTTTTTGGCTGTCTGTTAAAAAAACCATGGACTCCAAGAAAAAGGGCGACGAATTCCTGCTTGAGGAGGCAAAACACACCCGCGAACCCCACGTCAGATTTCTCCTGGAACTGGCCGCCTCCTCGTTTTCGCCCGCCCGCTGCGAAGAGCTGGCTCAGGTCAGAAAGAAAAACATCCTGGGCGAGCTACACCGCAAATACGTACTCATGGCCATCGGCCTCTTGGGCATCGTGTCCAAGGAAAACCCGCAAAAGGTGATGGTCCGCTTTTTGTCCAAATTTCACATCGCGCCCATTTTCGAGAAACAGGTCTTCGAGGTCGCCCAGCTCATGCTCAGGAATCTGGACAACGCCGAGCTGAACAAGACCAAGTTTCTCAATATCGACCACAAGCTAAAAATCGAGGCGCTCATCATAAACCTCATCTTCTACTGCATGCTGGCCAGAAGAAACGGGGTGGAGCATCTCCTTGGGTTTCAGGAATACATCTCCTCCCAGTATTTCAAGGACGGCCTGATGCTCATCCATGACGGATTCGACTACGACTTCGTCAAATTCCGGCTCAATCTGGTCAAGAAAGAAATCCTCGAAGCCACGGAAACAAAGATGGACCTGTCCATGCAGATGATGTCCGCCATCAAATCCGGGACGCCCTTCAACGACCTCTACCTCATCGCCAAGGCCTTCCTGCCCTGA
- a CDS encoding energy-coupling factor ABC transporter ATP-binding protein: MSETPIFALQDVSFAYPSGHAVLHDVNFAFEPGQQIGLYGTNGSGKTTLFHIVMGLMAPQRGKVLFHGRPVRGEKEFQALRREVGMVLQNAEDQLFNPTVLDDVAFGPLNLGMSVDEARERSLATLKELGLDGFEDRLTHRLSGGEKKLVSLATILSMQPKVLLLDEPTNGLDPQTRERIIEILAALPTARIIISHDWDFLAQTTSRFMTIKDGRLVTDVPHLPHRHVHAHPLGDEPHHHHD, encoded by the coding sequence TTGTCTGAAACGCCCATTTTCGCCCTGCAGGACGTGTCCTTTGCCTATCCTTCCGGCCACGCGGTGCTGCACGACGTGAACTTCGCCTTTGAACCCGGACAGCAAATCGGGCTCTACGGGACCAACGGCAGCGGCAAGACCACTCTTTTCCACATTGTCATGGGCCTCATGGCTCCGCAACGCGGCAAGGTCCTCTTCCATGGCAGGCCGGTGCGCGGTGAAAAGGAATTTCAGGCCCTGCGCCGCGAGGTCGGCATGGTCCTGCAGAACGCCGAAGACCAGCTCTTCAACCCCACAGTGCTCGACGACGTGGCTTTTGGCCCGCTGAATCTTGGAATGTCCGTGGACGAAGCACGGGAGAGGTCTCTTGCGACCCTGAAGGAGTTGGGCCTGGACGGGTTCGAGGATCGCCTGACCCACCGCCTGTCCGGAGGAGAAAAGAAGCTGGTGTCGCTGGCCACGATCCTGTCCATGCAGCCCAAAGTTCTGCTGCTGGACGAGCCCACCAACGGCCTGGACCCGCAGACCAGGGAGCGCATCATCGAGATCCTTGCCGCCCTGCCCACGGCCCGCATCATCATTTCGCATGACTGGGACTTTCTGGCGCAAACAACCTCGCGGTTCATGACCATAAAGGACGGCCGCCTCGTAACCGACGTGCCGCACTTGCCGCACCGGCATGTGCATGCCCACCCCCTGGGCGACGAGCCGCATCATCACCACGACTAG
- a CDS encoding EAL and HDOD domain-containing protein: MPEQFYDKIFVARQPIFTAEMKIWGYELLFRHGETPSAVFTDGDQATTQVIADGFALGVRGMGSKVKALINFPRNVLLGQAPYVLPSERCVVEILETVLPEDDVMEACRELKANGYTLALDDFVGDPGFEPLCEIADIIKVDILGKTPTEVMSIVNGLKGYKARLLAEKVENINMFNVCKRLGFEYFQGYFFSKPEIVPGRKLSASQSTKIKLLKELNESEAELSRLVEIIQTDLSISYRLLKYINSARFSLRGKIESIQRAVNMLGRQNLRQWLQVVILSDVNSTDKGQELVRISVLRGRFLQLLATSGAAPFSPDSMFVMGFFSVLDAILDQQMAQVLDDISLDPDIKASLVDPQSEHAVWIELLNELDRGSWAGLEDKAGQMGIPMELVDNAAIEAAMWTDEVMGGAS; the protein is encoded by the coding sequence ATGCCTGAACAGTTTTACGACAAGATCTTTGTCGCCAGGCAGCCCATTTTCACTGCAGAAATGAAGATTTGGGGCTACGAGCTCCTTTTTCGGCATGGAGAAACTCCGTCCGCCGTGTTCACGGACGGCGACCAGGCCACGACACAGGTCATCGCCGACGGCTTCGCTCTGGGAGTCCGGGGCATGGGGAGCAAGGTCAAGGCGCTGATCAATTTTCCGCGCAATGTCCTTCTTGGCCAAGCGCCATACGTACTTCCATCCGAGCGTTGCGTGGTGGAGATCCTGGAGACGGTGCTGCCCGAGGATGATGTCATGGAGGCGTGCCGGGAGCTGAAGGCAAACGGCTACACCCTGGCCCTGGATGATTTCGTGGGAGATCCGGGTTTTGAGCCGTTGTGCGAGATAGCGGACATCATAAAGGTCGATATCCTGGGCAAGACGCCGACCGAGGTCATGTCCATCGTCAACGGCCTGAAAGGGTACAAGGCCCGGCTCCTGGCCGAGAAAGTCGAGAACATCAACATGTTCAACGTCTGCAAGCGCCTTGGCTTCGAATATTTTCAGGGGTATTTCTTCAGCAAGCCCGAGATCGTCCCCGGGCGCAAGCTCTCCGCCAGCCAGAGTACCAAGATCAAGCTCCTTAAGGAACTCAACGAATCCGAGGCGGAGCTGTCCCGATTGGTGGAAATCATTCAGACGGACCTGTCCATTTCCTATCGTCTGCTCAAATACATCAATTCCGCCCGCTTCAGCCTGCGCGGCAAGATCGAATCCATCCAGCGCGCCGTGAACATGCTCGGTCGTCAGAATCTGCGCCAATGGCTGCAGGTGGTCATTTTGTCCGATGTCAATTCAACGGACAAGGGCCAGGAGCTGGTCCGCATATCCGTGCTGCGTGGCCGCTTCCTCCAGCTTCTGGCGACATCCGGCGCCGCGCCGTTTTCGCCGGACAGCATGTTCGTGATGGGCTTTTTTTCCGTGCTCGACGCCATCCTCGATCAGCAAATGGCGCAGGTTCTCGACGATATTTCTCTTGACCCGGACATCAAGGCCAGCCTGGTCGATCCTCAAAGCGAGCATGCCGTCTGGATCGAGCTCTTGAACGAGCTTGATCGCGGCAGTTGGGCCGGACTTGAGGACAAGGCGGGACAGATGGGCATTCCCATGGAGCTGGTCGACAACGCCGCCATCGAGGCCGCGATGTGGACCGATGAAGTCATGGGAGGTGCGTCCTAG
- a CDS encoding DUF1844 domain-containing protein, whose amino-acid sequence MSEEKKLAEEYEELSCSCPEMPQLDFGTFVLSMSSSALVYLGEVPEPETGQVMENVLAAKQTIDILCMLESKTRGNLTDQEARLLRDMLFELRMKYVQKAK is encoded by the coding sequence ATGAGCGAAGAGAAGAAATTGGCCGAAGAATATGAGGAATTGTCCTGTTCCTGTCCGGAAATGCCTCAGCTGGATTTTGGGACCTTTGTCCTGTCCATGAGCTCTTCCGCCCTGGTCTATCTGGGCGAGGTACCAGAGCCCGAGACCGGTCAGGTTATGGAAAACGTGCTGGCCGCCAAGCAGACCATCGACATCCTGTGCATGCTCGAAAGCAAGACTAGGGGCAATCTGACGGATCAGGAAGCCCGGCTGCTTCGGGACATGCTTTTTGAACTGCGCATGAAATACGTGCAGAAGGCGAAATAG
- a CDS encoding pyridoxal-phosphate-dependent aminotransferase family protein has protein sequence MLNKSRLLTPGPTPLPEEVRLALAKDMVHHRKRDFVQVMERIQPGLKYLFGTTQQVLPLSCSGTGAMHAAVTNLFAPGEKVLVVEGGKFGERWREIAEAHGLVVTSLVLENGDAVAAGDVRAALEADPSLRGVLVQASETSTGVLHPVHELGAVTRDKDVLLVVDGISAVGISPCPMDAWSIDCLLTGSQKGLMLPPGLALLALSERAWDRVRAVGSSNFYFNLLAERDKSLGHQTLFTSPVNLLQGLAVSLDLFREQTLEAVYAKQWALTSMARAGAVSMGLELLAKTHFTWGLTSIKLPVGVDGSEVLKVAAERCGVIMAGGQGELKKSLVRLGHMGHVDWSDVLAGLHALRVGLHAAGGYCAARTYLEDAVNAYEEALRDGCPEIRA, from the coding sequence ATGCTCAATAAATCAAGATTGCTGACACCCGGCCCCACTCCCTTGCCGGAGGAGGTTCGCCTGGCCCTGGCCAAGGACATGGTCCATCACCGCAAGCGCGATTTCGTGCAGGTCATGGAGCGCATTCAGCCCGGCCTCAAGTATCTCTTCGGCACCACGCAGCAGGTCCTGCCTCTGTCCTGTTCCGGCACGGGAGCCATGCACGCGGCCGTGACCAACCTCTTCGCGCCCGGCGAAAAGGTGCTCGTTGTCGAGGGCGGGAAGTTCGGAGAGCGCTGGCGCGAGATCGCCGAGGCTCATGGCCTTGTGGTCACCTCCCTGGTCCTTGAAAACGGCGACGCCGTTGCCGCCGGGGATGTGCGAGCGGCCTTGGAGGCGGACCCCTCGCTTCGCGGCGTGCTGGTCCAGGCCTCGGAGACCTCCACCGGGGTGCTGCATCCCGTGCACGAGCTTGGCGCGGTGACTAGGGACAAAGACGTGCTTCTTGTCGTCGACGGCATCTCGGCTGTCGGAATTTCGCCTTGCCCCATGGACGCCTGGAGCATCGACTGCCTGCTGACCGGGTCCCAGAAGGGCCTCATGCTTCCGCCCGGCCTGGCCTTGCTCGCCCTAAGCGAGCGCGCCTGGGACAGGGTGCGCGCGGTCGGTTCCTCCAATTTCTATTTCAACCTGCTGGCCGAGCGGGACAAGAGTCTGGGCCACCAGACCCTCTTCACGTCCCCGGTCAACCTGCTGCAAGGGCTGGCCGTGAGCCTCGATCTGTTCAGGGAACAGACCCTTGAGGCTGTGTACGCCAAGCAATGGGCCCTGACCTCCATGGCCCGGGCCGGAGCGGTGAGCATGGGCCTTGAACTTCTGGCCAAGACACATTTCACCTGGGGTCTGACCTCCATCAAGCTGCCGGTGGGCGTCGATGGAAGCGAAGTGCTCAAGGTGGCGGCGGAACGCTGCGGAGTGATCATGGCCGGGGGCCAGGGCGAACTCAAGAAGAGCCTCGTAAGGCTCGGCCACATGGGCCATGTGGATTGGAGCGACGTCCTGGCGGGACTTCACGCCCTGCGCGTGGGCTTGCATGCGGCCGGTGGATATTGCGCCGCCAGGACGTATCTGGAAGATGCCGTGAATGCCTATGAAGAAGCGCTGCGCGACGGTTGCCCCGAAATTCGGGCGTAA
- the argC gene encoding N-acetyl-gamma-glutamyl-phosphate reductase, giving the protein MMKRVGLVGVTGYTGMELTRILLGHPGLRLTKVTSRKEAGQPLQKIYPFLQGTKLGDLEISAPDCTVLAAECDLVFLAVPHCTAMEMAAELRGLGTRVVDLSADFRLRDHAVYESWYQVPHTQSALLAEAVYGLPELYAERIAGAGLVANPGCYPTSAILALYPALAAGLISPEDLVVDSKSGTTGAGRKAGVGTLFCEVSDTFRAYNLTKHRHTPEIEQELGVAVGREIRLSFNTHLLPINRGILTTAYAKLSPGADLEQIRVCYQEFYAGKRWVRLLPQGTLPETRWVRGTNFCDLGLVTDPRTDRLIVVSAIDNLCRGASGQAVANANLMLGLEEGAGLPFAPLMP; this is encoded by the coding sequence ATGATGAAGCGCGTCGGTCTGGTCGGGGTTACCGGCTACACGGGAATGGAGTTGACCCGCATCCTGCTTGGCCATCCCGGCCTGCGCCTGACCAAGGTCACGTCACGCAAGGAGGCCGGGCAGCCCCTGCAAAAGATTTATCCCTTCCTGCAGGGCACAAAGCTTGGCGATCTTGAGATATCAGCCCCGGACTGCACGGTGCTGGCCGCTGAGTGCGACCTCGTCTTCCTGGCCGTCCCTCACTGCACGGCCATGGAGATGGCCGCCGAGCTGCGCGGGCTCGGCACCAGGGTCGTTGACTTGAGCGCGGATTTTCGTCTGCGCGACCACGCGGTCTACGAGAGCTGGTATCAGGTCCCGCACACGCAGTCCGCCCTGCTGGCCGAGGCCGTTTACGGACTGCCCGAACTCTACGCCGAACGCATCGCCGGGGCCGGGTTGGTGGCCAATCCCGGCTGTTATCCGACATCCGCCATCCTGGCCCTGTATCCGGCGCTGGCCGCGGGGCTCATCTCGCCCGAGGATCTGGTCGTCGATTCCAAGTCCGGAACCACCGGGGCCGGACGCAAGGCCGGGGTCGGCACTCTCTTCTGCGAGGTCTCGGACACGTTTCGGGCCTACAACCTGACCAAACACCGTCACACCCCTGAGATTGAGCAGGAGCTGGGCGTGGCCGTCGGGCGGGAAATACGCCTCTCCTTCAACACGCACCTGCTGCCCATCAATCGCGGCATCCTGACCACCGCCTACGCCAAACTTTCCCCCGGTGCGGATCTGGAACAAATCCGGGTCTGCTACCAGGAGTTTTATGCGGGCAAACGGTGGGTCCGCCTTCTGCCCCAGGGCACCCTGCCTGAAACCAGATGGGTGCGCGGCACCAATTTCTGCGATCTCGGGCTGGTCACGGACCCGCGCACGGACAGACTCATCGTGGTTTCGGCCATAGACAACCTTTGCCGCGGCGCTTCGGGTCAGGCCGTTGCCAATGCCAACCTCATGCTGGGCCTGGAAGAGGGTGCCGGTCTTCCTTTTGCGCCACTCATGCCTTAG